In Longimicrobium sp., one DNA window encodes the following:
- a CDS encoding DUF4082 domain-containing protein, protein MAEGWDGATPVAQDDGATSYELGQAWTANGDLTVNAVRVWHGPTSASVLNRSARVWTTGGVQLAEVLLDDALPAGWTTFELEAPLEVEAGTSLVLSYSTFRYYGATPGGYPNDSADGLVTYTSGLFTETAVPVRPTTASSSFYGVDLVYEAGIGGNTAPVATLVATVAGRTVTATATVEDEAPGTLTYRWEFGDGTTVPNGTAVEQHTYAADGIYAVLLVVTDAGGLRDSAAVPVVARAGTPGGMDVEAVVRELATRLDTVAGLQVHLGPPRKVKVPAAVVAYPRTINYDKTYGRGSDSMVVPVVALVSRLNDDSALSSLSAFSSGFGSRSVKQVLESGEYVTFDDLQVSNAEFDVWTMAGVEYLAAVFSVTVMG, encoded by the coding sequence GTGGCTGAGGGATGGGACGGCGCTACCCCGGTAGCGCAGGATGACGGCGCCACCTCATACGAGCTGGGCCAGGCGTGGACGGCGAACGGGGACCTCACGGTCAACGCGGTGCGGGTGTGGCACGGGCCCACCTCCGCCAGCGTGCTGAACCGCTCCGCCCGGGTGTGGACCACCGGCGGCGTCCAGTTGGCGGAGGTGCTGCTGGACGATGCGCTGCCGGCCGGCTGGACCACGTTCGAGCTGGAGGCTCCGCTGGAGGTGGAGGCGGGTACCTCGCTGGTGCTCAGCTATTCCACGTTCCGGTACTACGGCGCCACGCCGGGCGGGTACCCCAACGACTCCGCGGACGGGCTGGTCACCTACACATCCGGGCTGTTCACGGAGACAGCCGTACCGGTCCGGCCGACCACGGCCAGCTCCAGCTTCTACGGCGTGGACCTGGTGTACGAAGCGGGGATCGGCGGGAACACGGCGCCGGTGGCCACGCTCGTGGCGACGGTGGCCGGCCGCACCGTGACGGCCACCGCGACGGTGGAGGATGAGGCGCCGGGCACGCTTACCTACCGGTGGGAGTTTGGCGACGGGACCACCGTGCCGAACGGGACCGCGGTGGAGCAGCACACCTACGCCGCGGACGGGATTTACGCCGTGCTCCTGGTGGTCACGGACGCCGGTGGGCTGCGCGACTCCGCGGCCGTCCCGGTGGTCGCGCGCGCCGGCACGCCGGGCGGGATGGACGTGGAGGCGGTGGTCCGGGAGCTGGCCACCCGGCTGGACACCGTGGCCGGGCTCCAGGTCCACCTGGGTCCCCCGCGGAAAGTGAAGGTGCCGGCGGCCGTGGTCGCCTACCCGCGCACCATCAACTACGACAAGACCTATGGCCGCGGGTCGGACTCGATGGTGGTTCCCGTGGTCGCGCTCGTGTCCCGGCTCAACGACGATTCGGCGCTGTCCAGCCTGTCCGCTTTCTCCTCCGGGTTCGGGTCCCGGTCGGTCAAGCAAGTGCTGGAGTCCGGCGA